In Cheilinus undulatus linkage group 3, ASM1832078v1, whole genome shotgun sequence, the genomic window CGGGACACACCTGAGAGTAAAAGGCAGCGGTTTATCCATGTCAAAGTGTAATTAAGTTAAGACGATGTTTTAACTATAAATTTGGCCACCGTGCCTAACACAAGCTCTTTATTTTCGCAGCCCATAATTATGTTTGGATGCATTTATAActttattatgagataaaaagacaagcTGTCAGCAGATCATTCAGTGATGCCTGAAGTGTGTGAATTTGCCATGTCCACAGTGCAGGCTCTGGTTTAGCCTTTCAGCTGTCTTTTTTTTGACATAGACATGATTAACGTAAGCCCCACGCAGCTACTAATGTGGGCATGTGTGCTGTGAACTGTGGAAGCAGTCCACacatctttaaatgaaaaggcatttttttaacatggttACTCTCTTCCATGTAGGCTGCtgtgctttattttaattttgaaacaaCACAGTGTGCACATATATCCTCTGGTATGTTGTGTGCCTTCGCATACCATATAAATAATCATGGTGGGCTGCCATGACCAAAAATGCCAGGGCAATTTTATGGTCCCAGTCCAGCCCCGCTGGTCAGTGTTCATGCAGCACCTAGTGTGTGTTCACCTGCATGCACGTTCATGAGAGTCAAGCCTCCTGTCTGTGAAAACAATCAGaggggagaggagaaggagcagGGAAGCCggagtgacagagagagaagctGATACGTTGATAGGTAGTTCAAACCTCTGTCTCTTCTCTGTATTCCCGCTGTAATCTTTAcaggaaattaaactaaaatgcagccgGCCTACTTTTGAGTCACTGAAAATCTCCATTAGCTGCTTAGACTCTTCATatagctgctgttgctgctgtacagtaatcctcctcagtctgggacagagtgataaaaactcttaaaccttGTAGTGAGTCCCActtgttaaaaatatcaatccaatGTTGAAATCTGAGTTAACATTGGCGAGATAACTCTGACTAGTGAGGTAAAGGAGGTGGCATAAATTTATGATATGTTTAAAGACAGCTCAGACTTTAGAGTATCAAGGGGGGAAGAAGTCAAGacctttttatgatgtgttcaaatgtccaACGaagaaaattggaattttagtttttagtgaaaaatctgaataaatccagtcattttaaaggaggaatatttagtATAAGATAGATGTAGAGTATGAAATCAGTTAAAAAGATGTCTCATTTGTCTAccttaaatacataaataatccGTTAATGTAACTAATATAATGTTATAgatgaaatgtgtaaaaagctCGTCTAGCCCTTTAGAATAAAAAGCTGAAGAAATTCATACATTAATGAAACACATCAACAAAGCCCACCTGGAAAGCTGGAATGGCTTGAAAATGATGAGAATTGaatttaatttggctctagGTTTAAGGTACTCAGGACTCATCTAGGACTCGAACACAGGTAATGGGGACTCGACTTGGATTTTTCTACGGTGACTCAGACCCGACTCGGACTTGAACACAAGGGACTCTGGACTCAATTCGGACTCAAGGTTTGGTGACTCGACTACAACACTGCTTCAAGCATTGACAGTCTATTTAGTACAAGAagagttagtttaaacatttctgaattgaCCTGACTGCTTTGCCATTCTGACTTCCAGCTGTATTAAGGACAAATTTTCcacttatgtatttttttccaaatgtaaaaaaaagtgtaaaatcttgtcttgtcttctGAGATAAGTGTCTCGTTATACCCCTACTGACCTCTCATATTTTCTACATGTATCCCTGTAATGATGTATCCAAAATGATAATTAAGCATTTTCCCAGATTTTTATGTGATGTTAGATCACTGTCTGATAAATTGTTTACTTTCCCCCCAAGAAAACATTAATgactttttccttctctttgaTTCCAGTTGGCAGGAAGCACCATggatgatcattttaattttaatcatgaagaaataaaagaggCTCTGCAGAACAATGACCAAGCCTCGGCTGTTAAAAAGATCAAAGAGTATTTGGATCAACAGGATCAAATTCCTCTCAACATTGCCGTCACTGGAGAGTCCGGCTCTGGTAAATCCACCTTCGTCAATGCTTTTAGAGGGAtaggtgatgatgatgagggaGCTGCTGCTACTGGTCCTGTAGAAACCACCATGGAGGCAACACAGTACCCTCACCCAGTCTATCCCAATGTTGTACTCTGGGATCTCCCTGGTATCGGCACCCCAACATTTTCAGCTGCTGAATACCTGAAGGAGGTGAAGTTTGAGAATGCTGacttcttcatcatcatctcagCTGATCGCTTCACAGAAAATGATGTGAAGCTGGCCAAAGAGATTCAGAGGATGGAGAAGAAGTTCTACTTTGTTCGCTCAAAGATTGATGACAACATGCGTGCTGAGGGAAGACGGAAAAACTTCAATGCAGAACAGACCCTAGAGAAGATAAAGAATAACTGTATTCAAGGTAAGTGTTGGTTTAGAGGGGAACATCATACACACTGAACTTAAAGACAGGTGCATcatgcagaaagaaaagcaTCAGTGAGTTTTTCTTGAACTACAAACCAACATGCCTCTTTGATCATTGCTATTAGTTATCAGGTTATGGTGAACATGTCTACTCTAAGTGTTAGTGGTTATTTATATGAACATGGCAGGACTATCTAGTTTGACAGTTGTCAGATCTGATCATTATAACACAGTGTCTGTGTTTATGTCTGAGCTAGAGAGAGCTGCTGCCTCATGACACAAAGAAGGTGAAGAGTTTTCTCCTTCACTCTGAAAAACCTCATGGTTTTGTTTTGCTCTGCAGGTCTGAAGAATCAAAGTATTGAGAACCCCCAAGTCTTCCTGGTGTCCAGCTTTGAACTTCACCTGTATGATTTCCATCTGTTAGAGGAAACCCTGGAGGAGGAGCTTCCTGCACACAAGAGAGCTGCTCTGCTGTATGCCATGCCAAATATCAGTCTGGAGATAATTAACAAGAAGAAAAAGGCTTTGCAGGCTGACATAAAATACATTGCCTGTTTATCTACCGCAGTGGCATGTGTACCAATTCCTGGAGTCTCTCTTGTTGTTGATCTACCCATCCTGGTGACCACAacccaaaaatacaaaaatgcttTGGGTCTTGATGACAGGTCACTGGAAAATCTTGCTTGGAGTGCAAATGTACCTGTGGAGGATCTCAGAGCAGAGATAAAATCAGAACTGGCTAAAACAGAAATAACTAAAGAACGTGTACTGAAAGTCCTCTGCATGTCTACAACTTTATTATGTGCACTTGCTGCAGAGGAGGTGGTCACATTTATCCCAGTCATAGGTACCTTTATAGCAGCAAGTCTCTCTTGTGTCTCTACCTACATGTCTCTCACTTTGTTCCTCGACATGCTGGCAGATGATGCACAGAGGATTTTTAAAAGAGTCCTGGGTTTGGACACCTCAGTGTGATTTTATAAAGGTGAATATAAATTTGGCACATACCGTATGTAAGCATACAAAGGAAATgagcttttatttcattttgggattgaattataattttttctatgggtgtgacgagatcttgTGATcaaaatgtcacaagatttctcGTCAAGGTGCACAGCAAAGAGAGTTGGAGAGTTTAaatttcagtgttaaacatttaaatctgtGAATTTTAACTcttaaagtgtaattttaacccAGCGTTGGAGTTATCTGGCAATGTTGATCCATTCACTGTTAATGTAACTCTGTAGAGATTCAACTGATCCAAGCTCCGctcactgccatttcaaatctggggggcagagtcttcccatcatgcctttgtgcagggtgtttagatgtgttttagatctttcagatgtttttagatgttgcctgttgtacagtaatCAAtgttgggattcctttgctcatgttttggctgaattattgtttttgatgttaaaccCTTCTGCCCCATGACTGAAGTTGTCTACTAATTTGGTCATTTCGTGACTGTGGGAAGGAGTGCAGACAAAGTTAGGCTATGGTTtagctctgtgtctgtctgattGCTCTATGATTACCATAATACACCTCAGTTAGCTGTAGTAGTTTAATGTGAGCAGGAAATGCATGCAAATTTGCTTTTGTAATACTTGGCAATGTGTAAATAATTGAGTTTAAGGTGGGTCAGATTTACACCCAATGTAAAAGGAAATAACACAATATTGTGTAAAAAGTACACTAAAGTAAAATTATTGAGCGATCAACAAAATACTGATTGAATATTGTTTACTTTGTGAAGTAAGGGAGATTGGTTACAGTTAAACAACAACATCTGAATATAATTATATTAGGTGAGagtacacatttttttctaataattttcaccattttaatcTGTGAAGTGTTTCAGCttgtttttggtttgattttattCAGTGCATTTTTCTCTACCTTCGTTGTTCAgattaaatattgattttagcatctattgatctgtttttaaattctttgtCATGTCTGAAATTTGTCTATAACTGACTCATTATGATGTTAATGAGGGATGCCCACTTGAGTGATTTTCAAAGTAATAAAGGTTATATTATCAGAGAATTATCTGTTTCATCTACTTAAAACTAAGTTAAACAAACATGTTCTCTAGTACCTATTTGTCATTAACaattcagaagttttaaaatgcaggtagatcagtcttaaaaagaaaaattgctaACAATAGTAGATACAAATAAATATTAAGATGTATATAAAAATGGCTTTCTTCAAATAATTGTTTTTCAATGCTTGTATAAACATTCATACTCTTATACAGATGCAGTAAAGATAATCTTTTGACAGTAAAATTTTACTTATATTTCAGGAATGTAATGTGTGTATTTGATAGAAGAATGACAGTGATTCATAAATACACAGAACTACAACATCCTCATATGACTGTTCAtgtgagtggccatcagagatgaaaaGACAGCAGCCTTGAAGCAGAGTGGggaaaagaaaacactttgagaaaaacactgaagtttaaaaatcaggtGAGGGTGCAGCTCAACTGGTTTAACTGGGCATGACCCCTCCAGCCATCTCAGTCCACTCCGGGTCCTTGTTGGCCACTGGTTCTGCTCCCTGACCAGGAGCTGTTAAATTTAGTAGGAGTGCTGGTGCCTGAAGATGATCAGTGCAATATTCTCTGTAAATCAGACCTTCAAATGAAGCAGATGGGTGAGATTCATGCAGTGACTTGTTACATGAATCCTCTTTGAATCAGGGCGTTATAAATCTAGATGTCTTTATTGCTTTGGTTGTCAGTGTGTTTACTGTTTGTGTTGTCTCAAATGAGTCATGGATAAAGCATGCCAACACATTCTTCtagtcaaaaatgtttttacagagTTAATAGAGCAGCACCACCAAGTGTCCAAAGACATACAATACagttaagcacaagcttcatgctctaaTGCAGCCTTTCTCTACAGGGGTGCTGTGGCttaaatttcaccaaaaaataCCATAAATATGCTGATCATTAACTATCCTGACATTTAGGATCAAAAGGGCTCATTTGCCCTTTTCCTGAAATCATGTCAGCTTCTAGGTCAGCAAATAAATAGGCATATGTCAGTAAGTACTGTGATAGAATCAGgcttttctttgattttcagGTCTGCAGGTTGACCAAATACACCAACATGTTTTAAGGTCTCTGTACTAGTGATGGGTCATGAGCAAGACTGCGGCTCTGAGAGCCGATGCGttgtagtgaatcagaagagccggctcacagtttttctttttcctttccttAGCTTTCATAGTGCTCAGCcccagctctggtcagaactttgttttgattggccagcatggGGGCCATGTGGCCAATCACATGTGATGATAAAGGATTATACCATTATGTAGAAACAGAGAGGGGGGTGTCGCTACCTGATCTGTCCCAGAAACCCGATTTGTACTGCGTATGTGCAAACACGCATCTAAATATGCTCTgcattaattctaaccctaaccagtggaatttaaatgctaaacctagAATGG contains:
- the LOC121507207 gene encoding interferon-inducible GTPase 5-like, which gives rise to MDDHFNFNHEEIKEALQNNDQASAVKKIKEYLDQQDQIPLNIAVTGESGSGKSTFVNAFRGIGDDDEGAAATGPVETTMEATQYPHPVYPNVVLWDLPGIGTPTFSAAEYLKEVKFENADFFIIISADRFTENDVKLAKEIQRMEKKFYFVRSKIDDNMRAEGRRKNFNAEQTLEKIKNNCIQGLKNQSIENPQVFLVSSFELHLYDFHLLEETLEEELPAHKRAALLYAMPNISLEIINKKKKALQADIKYIACLSTAVACVPIPGVSLVVDLPILVTTTQKYKNALGLDDRSLENLAWSANVPVEDLRAEIKSELAKTEITKERVLKVLCMSTTLLCALAAEEVVTFIPVIGTFIAASLSCVSTYMSLTLFLDMLADDAQRIFKRVLGLDTSV